In Halarcobacter bivalviorum, a genomic segment contains:
- a CDS encoding ABC transporter permease, with protein MTKVAFSLLISIILLVFFLPFFYGISPYELNPSKILLAPSFEHLMGTDRLGRDIFARILQGGQTSLIIGFLSASIASLIGLFIGINAAFFKGNVDKATIILIDLFLTFPTFFLLLALVAYIQASILVLVIVISITGWMGMARLIRSESFAIGNQPFIKILKLANVSKSKIIFKYFALLLAPIFLISFTFGVGGAILAESGLSFLGLGVNPPAMSWGSLLSDGKAVMDIAWWVSFFPGLMIFLITFCLMHISDYLQQKFNTKEIQNP; from the coding sequence ATGACAAAAGTGGCTTTTAGTTTATTAATATCAATTATCTTATTAGTATTCTTTTTGCCATTTTTTTATGGAATTTCCCCTTATGAATTAAATCCTTCAAAAATACTTCTTGCTCCATCTTTTGAACATCTAATGGGAACTGATAGGTTAGGAAGAGATATTTTTGCAAGAATCTTACAAGGTGGACAAACTTCTTTAATAATTGGTTTTTTAAGTGCAAGTATTGCTTCTTTGATAGGGCTTTTTATTGGAATAAATGCAGCTTTTTTTAAAGGTAATGTAGATAAAGCAACAATAATTTTAATAGATTTATTTTTAACTTTTCCTACTTTCTTTTTATTACTTGCTCTTGTAGCTTATATTCAAGCTTCTATCTTAGTTTTAGTAATAGTGATTTCAATAACTGGTTGGATGGGAATGGCAAGACTTATTAGAAGTGAAAGTTTTGCAATAGGGAATCAACCGTTTATAAAAATTTTAAAACTTGCAAATGTATCAAAATCAAAAATTATTTTTAAATATTTTGCACTACTTTTAGCACCAATTTTTCTTATTTCATTTACTTTTGGAGTGGGTGGAGCAATTTTAGCTGAATCAGGTCTTTCATTTTTAGGTTTAGGTGTAAATCCTCCTGCTATGTCTTGGGGAAGCCTTTTAAGTGATGGAAAAGCTGTTATGGATATAGCTTGGTGGGTTAGCTTTTTCCCTGGGCTTATGATATTTCTAATTACCTTTTGTTTAATGCATATTTCTGATTATTTACAACAAAAGTTTAATACAAAAGAGATACAAAATCCTTAA
- the rsmD gene encoding 16S rRNA (guanine(966)-N(2))-methyltransferase RsmD, whose product MKNSKPTTKIIAGKFKGKILELPSLDVTRSSKARLKESFFNVLQFDICDKVFIESFAGSGSIGLEAISRDAKKAYFVELDKNSYKILIKNCKVTDPNKCQTFLGDTFVQTPAILENLRNSSDELILYIDPPFDYREGMEEIYEKSFEMIKNIKNENIFLIVVEHVSTLEIPEVLGNFQLQRTKKFGKSSLSYFEYIK is encoded by the coding sequence ATGAAAAATAGTAAACCAACTACAAAAATTATCGCAGGTAAGTTTAAAGGTAAGATACTAGAACTACCTTCTTTAGATGTTACTAGAAGTTCAAAAGCAAGACTGAAAGAGTCTTTTTTTAATGTATTACAATTTGATATTTGTGATAAAGTTTTTATTGAGAGTTTTGCTGGAAGTGGAAGTATTGGATTAGAAGCTATTAGTAGAGATGCTAAAAAAGCCTATTTTGTTGAGTTAGATAAAAACTCATATAAAATATTAATTAAAAATTGTAAAGTAACTGACCCAAATAAATGTCAAACTTTTTTAGGTGATACTTTTGTACAAACACCAGCAATTTTAGAAAATCTTAGAAATTCAAGTGATGAATTAATTTTATATATAGATCCACCTTTTGATTATAGAGAAGGGATGGAAGAGATTTATGAAAAGTCTTTTGAAATGATTAAAAATATTAAAAATGAAAATATTTTTTTAATTGTAGTTGAGCATGTCTCAACACTAGAAATACCAGAAGTTTTAGGAAACTTTCAACTACAAAGAACTAAAAAGTTTGGAAAAAGTTCTTTATCTTATTTTGAATATATAAAGTAG
- a CDS encoding DUF2062 domain-containing protein: MPRKKLKKVLPTHEKIKEQKFLKIFGNFLHKRELWSLSRRKVVGGVLIGIFVACLPMPFQMILSTFLAIYFSVNLPISFALIFISNPFTMPPLFYFEYKLGNLILGAADAVEFNFDSMYDNFDQIALSLWTGALVLGVFSSIVCAIFVNYFWIISVRKERKR; the protein is encoded by the coding sequence TTGCCAAGAAAGAAATTAAAAAAAGTACTCCCAACTCATGAAAAAATAAAAGAACAAAAATTTTTAAAAATATTTGGTAATTTTCTTCACAAAAGAGAGCTTTGGAGTTTATCAAGAAGAAAAGTTGTAGGTGGGGTATTAATAGGCATTTTTGTAGCTTGTTTACCTATGCCATTTCAAATGATTTTATCAACTTTTTTAGCTATTTATTTTAGTGTAAATCTACCAATAAGTTTTGCTTTAATTTTTATAAGTAATCCCTTTACAATGCCACCACTTTTTTATTTTGAATATAAACTAGGAAACCTAATTCTAGGAGCTGCTGACGCTGTTGAGTTTAATTTTGATTCTATGTATGATAATTTTGACCAAATAGCTCTTTCACTTTGGACAGGAGCTTTAGTCCTTGGAGTTTTTTCAAGTATTGTTTGTGCTATATTTGTAAATTATTTTTGGATTATTAGTGTAAGAAAAGAGAGAAAAAGATAA
- the rny gene encoding ribonuclease Y: MELVIVGVVVAIISVAITVFVVKKINKAKFDIYIEQAKAKAKVIEHEAKVILKDAQIKAKKDYDREFRSARKEYDDMLSQIERKEKELNHHLESELKAIKEQKAEIVEKNEKITTIKEGLKRQQKTYEEKISQAIKVLENASGLTEKEAKDLMLEKVKEDSRAEIASIFRKKYKVAELKAKDEVNNMLSQAVTRYAGEFAAERLINNIPINDEETKGKIIGKEGRNIKALEMLLGVDIIIDDTPNTITISSFNLYRRAIATKTIEELLEDGRIQPARIEEIYNKVKNEFDNNILKEGEDVIMELGIKSMHPELVKLVGRLRYRASYGQNALKHTLEVANLAGLLAAQMGGDAVLARRAGILHDIGKALTHDMPGSHVDLGAEICRRYDEPDTVINAIYAHHGHEEPINVESAAVCAADALSAARPGARREVLESFLKRVEEVENISTSKTGVINAYAINAGREVRVIVKAELVNDDEAILLATEIAQEIEEKVQYPGEIKVNVIRELRASSYAR, encoded by the coding sequence ATGGAATTAGTAATCGTAGGTGTTGTGGTTGCAATTATAAGTGTTGCAATTACAGTATTCGTAGTAAAAAAAATAAATAAAGCAAAATTTGATATTTATATTGAACAAGCAAAAGCAAAAGCAAAAGTTATCGAGCACGAAGCTAAAGTAATCTTAAAAGATGCTCAAATTAAGGCAAAAAAAGATTATGATAGAGAGTTTAGAAGTGCGAGAAAAGAGTATGATGATATGCTTTCTCAAATTGAAAGAAAAGAGAAAGAGTTAAATCATCATTTAGAGTCTGAATTAAAAGCAATTAAAGAACAAAAAGCTGAGATAGTTGAGAAAAATGAAAAAATTACAACTATTAAAGAGGGTCTTAAAAGACAACAAAAAACATATGAAGAGAAAATTTCACAAGCTATTAAAGTTTTAGAAAATGCTTCTGGTCTAACAGAAAAAGAGGCAAAAGATCTTATGCTTGAGAAAGTAAAAGAAGATAGCCGTGCAGAGATTGCATCTATTTTTAGAAAGAAATATAAAGTAGCAGAATTAAAAGCAAAAGATGAAGTGAATAATATGCTTTCACAAGCTGTTACAAGATATGCAGGAGAGTTTGCTGCTGAAAGACTTATCAATAATATTCCAATTAATGATGAAGAGACAAAAGGAAAGATTATTGGTAAAGAGGGGCGAAATATTAAAGCTCTTGAGATGTTATTAGGTGTTGATATTATTATTGATGATACACCAAATACAATAACTATTTCATCTTTTAACCTTTATAGAAGAGCTATTGCTACTAAAACTATTGAAGAGTTATTAGAAGATGGAAGAATTCAACCTGCAAGAATTGAAGAGATATATAATAAAGTTAAAAATGAGTTTGATAACAATATCCTAAAAGAGGGTGAAGATGTTATTATGGAGCTTGGAATTAAATCTATGCATCCAGAACTTGTAAAACTTGTAGGAAGATTAAGATATAGAGCTTCATATGGTCAAAATGCTTTAAAACATACATTAGAGGTTGCTAATTTAGCTGGTTTATTAGCTGCTCAAATGGGTGGAGATGCTGTTTTAGCTAGAAGAGCAGGTATCTTACATGATATTGGAAAAGCATTAACACATGATATGCCAGGAAGTCATGTGGATTTAGGAGCTGAAATCTGTAGAAGATATGATGAGCCCGATACTGTTATAAATGCAATTTATGCTCATCATGGACATGAAGAACCAATCAATGTAGAGAGTGCCGCAGTATGTGCAGCAGATGCATTAAGTGCTGCAAGACCAGGTGCTAGAAGAGAAGTTCTTGAAAGTTTCTTAAAAAGAGTAGAAGAGGTTGAAAATATCTCTACTTCTAAAACAGGTGTTATTAATGCTTATGCAATTAATGCTGGACGTGAAGTAAGAGTTATAGTAAAAGCTGAGTTAGTAAATGATGATGAGGCTATTTTACTTGCTACTGAAATTGCTCAAGAGATTGAAGAAAAAGTTCAATATCCGGGAGAGATAAAAGTAAATGTAATTAGAGAGCTTAGAGCTTCTTCTTATGCTAGATAG
- a CDS encoding 5-formyltetrahydrofolate cyclo-ligase, protein MKESHKSDFRKSCIKRLEFSSRFLKFYKDKKTVEKLEKFIELYNFKNILLYIPMSMEVDVLPLINKLRKRQINVFVPFMYKDSFKLVRYRLPLQKKRFGIREPNNSFCIQPRIDLAIVPVVGMDKEWKRIGFGKGMYDRFFYRLDYKPTIVFTQLTLCKANETLSNKYDIQADFVITN, encoded by the coding sequence ATGAAAGAAAGTCACAAAAGTGATTTTAGAAAATCGTGTATTAAAAGATTAGAGTTTTCAAGCCGCTTTTTAAAGTTTTATAAAGATAAAAAAACAGTAGAGAAATTAGAAAAATTTATAGAATTATATAATTTCAAAAATATATTGTTATATATTCCCATGAGTATGGAAGTAGATGTACTTCCTTTGATTAATAAGTTAAGAAAGAGACAAATTAATGTTTTTGTTCCTTTCATGTACAAGGACAGTTTTAAATTAGTAAGATATAGATTGCCATTACAAAAGAAGAGATTTGGCATTAGGGAGCCAAACAACTCTTTTTGTATTCAACCACGAATTGATTTAGCCATTGTCCCAGTAGTGGGAATGGATAAAGAGTGGAAGCGAATAGGTTTTGGTAAAGGAATGTATGACAGGTTTTTTTATAGGTTAGATTATAAACCTACTATTGTTTTTACTCAATTAACACTTTGTAAAGCTAACGAAACACTAAGTAATAAATACGATATTCAAGCTGATTTTGTAATTACAAATTAA
- a CDS encoding TlpA family protein disulfide reductase, which translates to MQFKKIAFLIISVTLLFTACDTKEEKKEIIEKKQTKFILQTHDMKSLDIEVKDKEVLINELKGKVVLLNFWATWCPPCRAEIPHLNNLKKKYNGQFEIVGLNLGKKDGTLLTQEELNRFIEEYEIEYPITNSDDNFKIANLVGPVQSIPTMFLVDTTGKVVQKYIGIVPEEMMELDIDNALGK; encoded by the coding sequence ATGCAGTTTAAAAAAATAGCATTTTTAATAATTTCTGTTACACTTTTGTTTACCGCATGTGATACAAAAGAGGAAAAAAAGGAAATTATAGAAAAAAAGCAAACTAAATTTATATTACAAACACATGACATGAAAAGCTTAGATATTGAAGTAAAAGATAAAGAAGTTTTAATCAATGAGTTAAAAGGAAAAGTTGTTCTTTTAAACTTTTGGGCTACTTGGTGTCCTCCATGTAGAGCAGAAATTCCTCATTTAAATAATTTAAAGAAAAAATATAATGGGCAATTTGAAATTGTTGGTTTAAACTTAGGTAAAAAAGATGGTACTTTATTAACTCAAGAAGAATTAAATAGATTTATTGAAGAGTATGAAATAGAATACCCTATTACAAATAGTGATGATAATTTTAAAATTGCAAATTTAGTTGGTCCAGTACAAAGTATTCCTACTATGTTTTTAGTTGATACAACAGGAAAAGTTGTTCAAAAGTATATTGGTATAGTTCCTGAAGAGATGATGGAATTAGATATAGATAATGCCCTTGGAAAATAA
- the ftsY gene encoding signal recognition particle-docking protein FtsY has translation MFSFFKKKKEEEIVEEVVLQEENKETIEEKIEETDVKEEPKVIEEREEESSKGFFTRALSKTFENIKSVVPQKQEKIAFEDIEEMLIEADMEYEIIEKAMDGLPEMITRKQLRHRLVMLFEHAPDVDLSNLPKPFVRLIIGVNGAGKTTTIAKLAQKSKNEGKSVILGAGDTFRAAAIEQLSSWADKINVPIIKTKQGHDASAVAYDTISSAVAKNIDNVIIDTAGRLQTQTNLSNELKKIVKVCGKAQDGAPHQKLMILDGTQGNTAIAQARAFNEMVGVDGIIVTKLDGTAKGGALFSISNQLELPIFYVGVGEKQDDLIEFSPDDFVDSLLDQIYTAEQ, from the coding sequence ATGTTTAGTTTTTTTAAAAAGAAAAAAGAAGAAGAAATTGTTGAAGAAGTAGTTCTTCAAGAAGAAAATAAAGAGACTATTGAAGAAAAAATAGAAGAAACTGACGTAAAAGAAGAACCTAAAGTTATTGAAGAAAGAGAAGAAGAGTCTTCAAAAGGTTTTTTTACAAGAGCCTTATCAAAAACATTTGAAAATATAAAATCAGTAGTTCCTCAAAAACAAGAAAAAATTGCATTTGAAGATATTGAAGAGATGCTAATTGAAGCTGATATGGAATATGAGATTATTGAAAAAGCAATGGATGGTCTTCCTGAAATGATTACAAGAAAACAGTTAAGACATAGACTTGTAATGCTTTTTGAACATGCACCTGATGTAGATTTATCAAATCTTCCTAAACCTTTTGTAAGACTTATTATTGGAGTTAATGGAGCAGGAAAAACAACTACAATTGCAAAATTAGCACAAAAGAGTAAAAATGAAGGTAAAAGTGTTATCTTAGGAGCAGGAGATACTTTTAGAGCTGCTGCTATTGAGCAACTTAGTTCTTGGGCTGACAAAATCAATGTACCTATTATTAAAACAAAACAAGGACATGATGCTAGTGCAGTAGCATATGATACTATCTCTTCTGCTGTTGCAAAAAATATTGATAATGTAATTATTGATACAGCAGGAAGATTACAAACACAAACTAACTTAAGTAATGAGCTTAAAAAAATAGTAAAAGTATGTGGTAAAGCACAAGATGGTGCTCCTCATCAAAAACTTATGATTTTAGATGGAACACAAGGTAATACTGCAATTGCACAAGCAAGAGCTTTTAATGAGATGGTTGGAGTAGATGGTATTATTGTAACAAAACTTGATGGTACTGCTAAAGGTGGAGCTTTATTCTCTATTTCTAATCAACTTGAATTACCAATCTTTTATGTTGGAGTTGGTGAAAAGCAAGATGATTTAATTGAGTTTAGTCCAGATGATTTTGTTGATTCTTTATTAGACCAAATTTATACTGCTGAACAATAA
- a CDS encoding cache domain-containing protein, translating into MRLLNSKTNKYLSIILLITSFFIFLIFYFLNNLNNSNNLLNNLENSLTTTKNLFEEQKRYALSLAILLSEDKEIVNSFLNENRQQTFEIVNRKIKTLKQLQDSNFEVQIHNKNLTTFLRSWDINIKDVPLASFRQGLVKVKEEKKPIVSIELGKRLNIKAISPIIINNEYVGSIEAIIDFEYLSKELKKKGYKLFVLLDKKYLDIANDLEANEKISNYILVNKTKINFLKDLDLENLKDYGYISNKEHSFAYFSYYDLQNNHLGYILTAIKNNKHININNSYDYETVNISSEVKIK; encoded by the coding sequence TTGAGACTTTTAAACTCAAAAACAAATAAGTATTTATCTATAATACTATTAATCACCTCTTTTTTTATCTTTTTAATTTTCTATTTTCTTAATAATTTAAACAATAGTAATAATCTTTTAAATAACCTTGAAAACTCTCTTACAACTACAAAAAACCTTTTTGAAGAACAGAAAAGATATGCCTTATCTTTAGCAATTCTACTTTCAGAAGATAAAGAGATTGTAAATAGTTTTTTAAATGAGAATAGACAACAAACCTTTGAAATAGTAAATAGAAAAATAAAAACACTAAAGCAGTTACAAGATAGTAATTTTGAAGTTCAAATTCATAATAAAAATCTTACTACTTTTTTAAGAAGTTGGGATATTAATATAAAAGATGTACCTCTTGCTTCTTTTAGGCAAGGCTTAGTTAAAGTAAAAGAAGAAAAAAAACCCATTGTTTCAATCGAACTAGGGAAACGATTAAATATAAAAGCCATCTCTCCAATTATAATAAATAATGAGTATGTAGGTTCAATTGAAGCAATTATTGATTTTGAATACTTATCTAAAGAATTAAAGAAAAAAGGCTATAAACTCTTTGTACTTTTAGATAAAAAATATTTAGATATAGCAAATGATTTAGAAGCAAATGAAAAGATTTCAAACTATATTTTAGTAAATAAAACGAAAATCAACTTTCTAAAGGATTTAGATTTAGAAAATCTAAAAGATTATGGTTATATTTCAAATAAAGAGCACTCTTTTGCATATTTTTCTTATTATGATTTACAAAACAATCATTTAGGATATATTCTAACTGCAATAAAAAACAATAAGCATATTAATATAAATAATAGCTATGATTATGAGACTGTAAATATAAGTTCTGAGGTAAAAATAAAATGA
- a CDS encoding response regulator transcription factor: MRLLLLEDDIDYRESIKEYLESLSYQIDDFEDGEEALSAIYENKYHLLILDIRVPTLSGYELVKTIRENGDNTPVIYITSLTDINNLSLGYELGCNDYIKKPFSPKELKYRIEQLIKLFYANENSQKIRLKPNFTYDILKKELYLNEEVITLTKKENEVVFCLVSNKNQYISIEQLRSEVWEDKYICEADIRVCIKKIRDKTSKELIKNQRGIGYKIDREE, from the coding sequence ATGAGACTACTACTACTTGAAGATGATATTGATTATAGAGAGAGTATCAAAGAGTATTTAGAATCATTATCTTATCAAATTGATGATTTTGAAGATGGGGAAGAGGCATTAAGTGCCATATATGAAAATAAATACCATCTTTTAATACTTGATATTAGGGTTCCTACTTTAAGTGGTTATGAATTAGTTAAAACAATTAGAGAAAATGGTGATAATACACCTGTTATTTATATTACTTCATTAACAGATATAAATAATCTAAGTTTAGGTTATGAGCTTGGATGTAATGATTATATAAAAAAACCTTTCTCTCCAAAAGAGTTAAAATATAGAATTGAACAACTTATTAAACTTTTTTATGCAAATGAAAACTCACAAAAAATAAGACTAAAACCAAACTTCACTTATGATATTTTAAAAAAAGAGCTATATTTAAATGAAGAAGTAATAACTCTAACAAAAAAAGAGAATGAAGTTGTGTTTTGTTTAGTCTCAAATAAAAATCAATATATAAGTATAGAACAACTTAGAAGTGAAGTTTGGGAAGATAAATATATTTGTGAAGCAGATATTAGAGTTTGCATTAAAAAAATACGAGATAAAACCTCAAAAGAGCTTATAAAAAACCAAAGAGGTATAGGATATAAAATTGATAGAGAAGAGTAA
- a CDS encoding sensor histidine kinase, which translates to MIEKSKNFILKISLFYTAIFFIFIAIPTYFYTNLELESYKNTQNRLLIEHAQIIQRAIYDFSNSKSDTFIFPKSFKFEATLLTAEQKIIYKTRDLNIDDNSKMSIEVELSNNRLNAKYLILTKKISFEEIYLKILILSLSIGLFIFISIYLIIKASIEPYKKANEYLDAFFNDAMHELKTPLGIIQLNLEILEAKGNESKELERSINATKNLFLVYEDIEYLIKEKSVQYNKENIDFSYLLKQRIDQFESLANTRNIKFNLKIEDNLFSLINRTHLQRIIDNTISNAIKYSKQETTISIILKKKNESIIFSVHNIGKAIKNKKTIFNRYEKENHIKGGFGIGLNIVKNICEINNIDIFLESNEENGTLFQYTFFN; encoded by the coding sequence TTGATAGAGAAGAGTAAAAACTTTATTTTAAAAATCTCTTTATTTTATACTGCAATATTTTTTATATTTATTGCTATTCCTACATATTTTTATACAAATCTTGAATTAGAAAGTTATAAAAATACTCAAAATAGACTATTAATAGAGCATGCTCAAATAATTCAAAGAGCTATTTATGATTTTTCAAACTCTAAAAGTGATACTTTTATTTTTCCAAAATCTTTCAAGTTTGAAGCTACCTTATTAACAGCTGAGCAAAAGATCATTTATAAAACTAGAGATTTAAATATAGATGATAACTCTAAAATGAGTATTGAGGTTGAATTATCAAATAATAGATTAAATGCTAAGTATTTAATCCTTACGAAAAAAATCTCTTTTGAAGAAATATATCTAAAGATTTTAATCTTATCTCTTAGTATTGGGCTTTTTATTTTTATCTCAATCTATTTAATCATAAAAGCTAGTATTGAGCCATATAAAAAAGCAAATGAGTATTTAGATGCTTTTTTTAATGATGCAATGCATGAATTAAAAACACCCCTTGGAATTATTCAATTAAATCTTGAAATCTTAGAAGCAAAAGGAAATGAGTCTAAAGAGTTAGAGCGTTCAATAAATGCTACAAAGAATCTATTTTTAGTCTATGAAGATATTGAATACTTAATAAAAGAGAAAAGCGTTCAATATAATAAAGAGAATATTGACTTTAGCTACTTACTAAAACAAAGGATTGATCAATTTGAAAGTTTAGCAAATACTAGGAATATTAAATTTAATTTAAAAATAGAAGATAATCTTTTTAGTTTAATAAATAGAACCCATTTACAAAGAATTATTGATAATACAATCTCAAATGCGATAAAATACTCAAAGCAAGAGACCACAATAAGTATAATATTAAAGAAAAAAAATGAGTCTATAATTTTTAGTGTTCATAATATAGGGAAAGCTATAAAAAATAAAAAAACTATCTTTAATAGATATGAAAAAGAGAACCATATAAAGGGTGGTTTTGGAATTGGACTTAATATTGTAAAAAATATTTGTGAAATAAATAATATAGATATTTTTCTTGAATCAAATGAAGAAAATGGAACTCTTTTTCAATACACTTTCTTTAACTAA
- a CDS encoding c-type cytochrome, translating into MKLTSKKLVLLSALVSFVATSALAFEPKELKKREDRGFKKPKMEYVVPNIDELPDNEYGKLVKYGKELIVHTYKYIGPEVDDVSMRYAGNNNSCQNCHLDAGTKKYSAPFIGTYGEFPQYRPREDAIGTLTARINGCMQRSMNGYPLPAEGKEMKAMKAYMHFLSQGYPVGGANVEGRRLAKIDRKMIKQNKADLENGKVVYTQHCASCHGADGLGVKNPGKANGYMFPALWGTDDTYNKGAGMYRILKAADFIKSNMPLGATKENPILTDKEAYDVAAYMNQDSHYRPEKINRTSDFPDERVKAPDVYRPNMESKEHQFGPYGKIIK; encoded by the coding sequence ATGAAACTAACTAGCAAAAAATTAGTATTACTTTCAGCTTTAGTATCTTTTGTTGCTACAAGTGCTCTTGCATTTGAACCAAAAGAGTTAAAAAAGAGAGAAGATAGAGGTTTCAAAAAACCTAAAATGGAATATGTAGTTCCAAATATTGATGAGCTTCCAGATAATGAATATGGAAAACTTGTTAAGTATGGAAAAGAGTTAATTGTTCATACTTATAAATATATTGGACCTGAAGTTGATGATGTAAGTATGAGATATGCTGGTAATAATAACTCATGTCAAAACTGTCACTTAGATGCAGGAACAAAAAAATATTCAGCACCTTTTATTGGAACTTATGGAGAGTTTCCTCAATATAGACCAAGAGAAGATGCAATTGGAACTTTAACTGCTAGAATTAATGGTTGTATGCAAAGAAGTATGAATGGTTATCCTCTACCAGCAGAAGGTAAAGAGATGAAAGCTATGAAAGCTTATATGCACTTCTTAAGCCAAGGTTATCCAGTTGGTGGAGCAAATGTTGAAGGTAGAAGATTAGCTAAAATTGATAGAAAAATGATTAAACAAAATAAAGCTGATTTAGAAAATGGTAAAGTAGTATATACACAACACTGTGCTTCATGTCATGGAGCAGATGGATTAGGTGTTAAAAATCCTGGAAAAGCAAATGGATATATGTTCCCAGCATTATGGGGAACTGATGACACTTATAATAAAGGTGCAGGTATGTATAGAATACTAAAAGCAGCAGATTTTATTAAATCTAATATGCCACTTGGTGCAACAAAAGAGAATCCTATCTTAACAGATAAAGAGGCTTACGATGTAGCTGCTTATATGAATCAAGATAGTCACTATAGACCTGAAAAAATAAATAGAACTTCTGACTTCCCAGATGAAAGAGTAAAAGCTCCAGATGTTTATAGACCAAATATGGAATCAAAAGAGCATCAATTTGGACCTTACGGAAAAATTATAAAATAA
- a CDS encoding DUF4885 family protein: MIINSNSSYSSISLTNNKKVLNEENKNNVDNKEEKLSKEETLIKARNEYKGELALRIKMLNEHYSKVIQFTKQFESPINHMKDKYFNSHSPYYIEGLTDKERNAAYKNEFNYLKWGKFTTGASFPDPIFRERGFLYGDVEVARNKAFQRQEVNKQFSELLDVNKLSLPQDTKLRFTIDPNGYKVSISGLEDKNLINSLQDALNGNNAKQLFYHILYSASNGSSQVSDEKYNRFSVIRDTMDMTGYNLNDLKLVDGKFLTQEGIDIFEIYKENIKNSDQIPDQFKGLATSSYKKDLDNLAQNGFHSVPDLLLSIDYQNGSFYDVFQAENFGSGKTDWIDDLQNSKKINPIYV, from the coding sequence ATGATTATTAATTCAAACAGTTCTTACTCTTCAATAAGTTTAACAAATAATAAAAAAGTTCTTAATGAAGAAAATAAAAACAATGTTGATAATAAAGAAGAAAAACTCTCAAAAGAAGAGACTCTTATAAAAGCTAGAAACGAATATAAAGGGGAACTTGCTTTAAGAATAAAAATGTTAAATGAACATTATTCTAAAGTTATTCAATTTACTAAACAATTTGAAAGTCCTATTAATCATATGAAAGATAAATACTTTAACTCTCACTCTCCATACTATATAGAAGGGCTAACAGATAAAGAGAGAAATGCTGCTTATAAAAATGAATTTAATTATTTAAAATGGGGGAAATTCACTACTGGTGCTTCTTTCCCTGACCCAATTTTTAGAGAAAGAGGTTTTTTATATGGAGATGTTGAAGTCGCTAGAAACAAAGCTTTTCAGCGTCAAGAAGTCAATAAGCAATTCTCTGAACTTTTAGATGTAAATAAGCTCTCTTTACCTCAAGATACTAAACTTAGATTTACTATTGACCCTAATGGTTATAAAGTCTCTATTTCTGGACTTGAAGATAAAAATCTTATTAATTCTTTACAAGATGCTTTAAATGGTAATAATGCTAAACAACTCTTTTACCATATCCTTTACAGTGCATCTAATGGTTCTTCTCAAGTCTCTGATGAAAAGTACAATCGTTTTAGTGTGATTAGAGATACTATGGATATGACTGGTTATAATTTAAATGATTTAAAGTTAGTCGATGGTAAGTTTCTTACTCAAGAGGGTATTGATATTTTTGAAATTTACAAAGAAAATATTAAAAATAGTGATCAAATACCTGATCAGTTTAAAGGTCTTGCTACCTCTTCTTATAAAAAAGATTTAGATAATCTCGCTCAAAATGGTTTTCACTCTGTTCCTGATTTACTTTTATCTATTGATTATCAAAATGGCTCTTTTTATGATGTCTTTCAAGCTGAAAACTTTGGTTCTGGAAAAACTGATTGGATTGATGACCTTCAAAATTCTAAAAAAATAAATCCTATTTATGTTTAG